In the genome of Cercospora beticola chromosome 2, complete sequence, one region contains:
- the ERG25B gene encoding Methylsterol monooxygenase erg25B, which translates to MATTFGMDYFSSLNVTTQSIADAMLPHTTNTYWHEFEEISKYNVSLNYLEKLWAAWYAFMGNDALATGIMSFVMHETVYFGRSLPWIIIDQIPYFNQYKIQHNKIPSAREQWDCAMLVLLSHFTVELPQIWLFHPMAQYFGLSTSVPFPPIWKMAYQIAIFFVLEDTWHYWMHRAMHWGPLYKNIHKIHHQYSAPFGLAAEYASPIEVMVLGIGTVSSPILWCALTKDLHILTMYIWIVLRLFQAIDAHSGYEFPWSLHHFLPFWAGADHHDTHHEKFIGNYSSSFRWWDYFLDTESGPEAARRRREKRLAKLKSQKAQ; encoded by the exons ATGGCGACGACATTCGGAATGGATTACTTTTCGAGCCT CAATGTCACGACACAGTCGATCGCCGACGCGATGCTTCCGCACACCACGAATACCTACTGGCACGAATTCGAGGAAATTTCAAAGTACAACGTCAGCCTGAACTACCTTGAGAAACTGTGGGCGGCGTGGTACGCTTTCATGGGAAACGATGCGTTGGCTACGGGAATCATGAGCTTCGTCATGCATGAGACGGTATACTTTGGACGCAGTCTGCCTTGGATAATCATCGACCAAATACCGTACTTTAATCAGTACAAGATCCAGCAC AACAAAATCCCTTCTGCGCGGGAACAGTGGGATTGCGCTATGCTCGTATTGCTGAGCCATTTCACTGTCGAACTTCCTCAGATCTGGCTCTTTCACCCCATGGCACAATACTTTGGTCTCTCGACTTCGGTACCTTTCCCTCCGATTTGGAAGATGGCATATCAGATTGCGATTTTCTTCGTTCTCGAGGATACATGGCATTACTGGATGCACCGCGCGATGCATTGGGGTCCTCTGTACAAAAACATTCACAAGATTCACCACCAGTACTCTGCTCCATTCGGACTGGCAGCAGAGTATGCTTCGCCTATTGAAGTTATGGTGCTTGGAATCGGAACTGTTTCGTCACCAATCTTATGGTGCGCGCTTACGAAGGACTTGCATATTCTGACAATGTACATCTGGATCGTGCTCCGTTTGTTTCAGGCTATCGACGCGCATTCTGGATACGAATTCCCGTGGAGTCTGCACcacttcttgcctttctGGGCCGGAGCTGATCACCACGACACACATCACGAGAAGTTCATTGGCAACTACTCTAGCTCTTTCCGATGGTGGGACTACTTCCTTGACACGGAGAGTGGCCCAGAGGCcgcgagaaggcgaagggaGAAGCGTCTGGCGAAGTTGAAGAGCCAGAAGGCGCAGTAG
- a CDS encoding uncharacterized protein (BUSCO:EOG09260VCG), producing MSFVLDQVRRIDAQLDRLQLANLDTATAAGRSGSTSLRTAADGNDDEDDDGEQRRSEEQDLEDDFPSQNQRQGYGDDVSIGAILPSKRVLALQSAIRGLAPGRADSTSRALLKPGQILATLAALTSQQKQERAAQVGIVLGGEDAGEQQDGAESTEEEAKSELEQELEWLLVSKATTQVYGHVLGSILDEAVQLSDDIWYWDEVLGSQRYTALYSVQISPLRLWDFGSAVWSDARKRAEQRNFGIASAGQEARDSISQQWSVFYGLVKQVAKEKSGREVRARILSPVTRVRSEVRAKQSALKKVRLRNANALGVLLGEGLANENVGSHDSMHHAGGDGLGSPPATQDVQQKWRASVSRNVALMEAVLAKVNDLKTPIDKFDSAIATLTDDDPLFNVDSSDVGLAPQAVAERLSRVLTLGLGQYTTSARSLKKQHGRPSKWVRYWLPITLGVISSSTLLRILVNRQAEIVQWVEDLGATVVDFWQNWVVEPTRNVIRTIRHDEGSEISIMSKRSLEGDRESLERMVVDFAVDVPATATETGSPLTEAEIADIRAKVREGDLTPVLKAYEKDLSSPLKGAMRGNLIRALLIQVQKTKVDVEIAMGGIDSLLKSQELLIGFISLTPGLLVAYGFTRWMRTSFTQKRGTKAQRKHGVMLHQLRNIDRILTSATATDYGELQYKDQGLLLCEVHVLRQAAIKIMPREIYREFSEEADELCDVRKGVLRQKAVLERVRWAYGRWLS from the coding sequence ATGTCTTTCGTCCTAGACCAAGTCCGTCGAATCGACGCGCAACTGGACCGTTTGCAGCTCGCGAATCTCGATACTGCGACCGCGGCTGGGAGGAGTGGAAGTACTTCATTGAGGACTGCAGCGGATGGaaatgatgatgaagatgatgatggggAACAGCGAAGAAGTGAAGAGCAGGATTTAGAAGATGACTTTCCAAGTCAGAATCAGAGACAAGGATATGGCGATGATGTCTCAATTGGAGCGATCTTACCTAGTAAGCGCGTCCTGGCATTACAGAGTGCGATTCGTGGACTAGCGCCTGGGAGAGCGGATAGTACGTCTCGAGCGCTGTTGAAGCCAGGGCAAATACTGGCGACGTTGGCGGCGTTGACGTCGCAGCAAAAGCAGGAGAGAGCGGCACAGGTGGGAATTGTGCTTGGTGGTGAAGATGCAGGAGAACAGCAAGATGGAGCGGAAAGTACAGAAGAGGAGGCTAAGAGCGAGTTGGAACAAGAACTGGAATGGTTACTGGTCTCGAAAGCTACGACACAAGTCTATGGGCACGTTCTCGGATCAATACTCGATGAGGCTGTTCAATTGAGTGATGATATTTGGTATTGGGATGAAGTGCTCGGGAGCCAAAGATATACGGCTTTGTACAGTGTGCAGATTTCGCCCTTGCGACTGTGGGATTTTGGAAGTGCAGTGTGGAGTGATGCCAGAAAGCGAGCGGAGCAGCGCAACTTCGGTATCGCGAGTGCTGGTCAAGAGGCGAGGGATTCAATTTCGCAGCAGTGGAGTGTTTTCTATGGACTGGTGAAACAGGTCGCAAAGGAGAAGAGTGGGAGGGAGGTGAGGGCGAGGATTCTATCGCCTGTCACGAGGGTCAGATCGGAAGTCAGAGCAAAGCAGAGTGCATTGAAAAAGGTGCGGCTGAGGAATGCGAATGCTCTGGGAGTCTTGCTCGGAGAGGGACTGGCGAACGAGAATGTGGGCAGTCATGACTCGATGCATCATGCTGGGGGTGATGGATTAGGGAGTCCACCGGCCACCCAGGATGTGCAGCAGAAGTGGAGAGCTTCAGTTTCGAGAAACGTGGCTTTGATGGAAGCGGTGCTGGCCAAGGTCAACGACTTGAAGACGCCTATTGATAAATTCGACTCTGCAATTGCTACGCTGACGGACGACGACCCGCTGTTCAATGTCGATTCCAGCGATGTCGGACTGGCGCCGCAGGCTGTTGCTGAGAGGTTGTCGAGGGTGTTGACGCTGGGCCTGGGACAGTATACGACTTCTGCGAGAAgtctgaagaagcagcatggCCGACCATCGAAATGGGTGCGATATTGGTTGCCGATCACCCTCGGAGTGATCTCATCAAGCACGCTACTCCGAATTCTGGTCAACCGACAGGCAGAAATTGTACAGTGGGTCGAGGATCTCGGTGCGACTGTCGTCGATTTCTGGCAGAACTGGGTCGTCGAGCCGACTCGTAATGTGATTCGGACGATCCGCCACGACGAAGGAAGCGAGATCAGTATCATGTCAAAGCGATCCCTCGAAGGCGATCGCGAAAGTCTGGAACGCATGGTCGTGGATTTCGCTGTCGATGTGCCTGCTACTGCAACAGAGACTGGATCACCGCTCACCGAGGCTGAAATTGCAGACATTCGTGCCAAAGTCAGGGAAGGAGATCTGACGCCTGTCTTGAAAGCCTATGAGAAGGATCTTTCCAGCCCATTGAAAGGAGCGATGCGGGGCAACTTGATTCGAGCACTGTTGATTCAAGTGCAAAAGACCAAAGTCGATGTGGAGATTGCCATGGGTGGGATTGACTCTTTGCTCAAATCGCAAGAGCTGCTCATTGGCTTCATCTCACTCACGCCCGGTCTGCTTGTGGCGTACGGATTCACACGCTGGATGCGGACTTCCTTTACGCAGAAACGCGGCACGAAGGCGCAACGTAAACATGGCGTTATGCTTCATCAGCTGAGAAACATCGATCGCATCCTCACCTCTGCCACCGCCACGGATTACGGCGAGCTGCAATACAAAGACCAAGGTCTTCTGCTGTGTGAAGTGCATGTGCTCCGACAAGCGGCTATCAAGATCATGCCTAGGGAGATATATCGTGAATTTTCCGAAGAGGCGGATGAGCTGTGTGATGTCAGAAAGGGCGTCCTGAGGCAGAAGGCAGTGCTTGAACGAGTGCGATGGGCCTATGGGCGGTGGTTAAGCTGA
- the YPT2 gene encoding GTPase Ypt2 produces the protein MAGTRNYDFLIKLLLIGDSGVGKSCCLLRFSEDSFTPSFITTIGIDFKIRTIELDGKRVKLQIWDTAGQERFRTITTAYYRGAMGILLVYDVTDERSFNNIRTWFSNVEQHATEGVNKILIGNKCDWEEKRAVSTEQGQALADELGIPFMEVSAKSNINVDKAFYNLASDIKKRIVDTQQPAQGGQQGVSVGGQQGAAGGLGKNCC, from the exons ATGGCTGGAACACGGAATTATGACTTTCTT ATCAAATTGCTCCTTATTGGCGACTCAGGCGTAGGCAAGTCCTGCTGTTTATTGCGCTTCTCCGAGGACTCCTTCACGCCTTCCTTCATTACCACTATCGGCATCGACTTCAAGATCCGAACAATCGAGCTCGACGGCAAGAGGGTGAAGTTGCAGATATGGGACACTGCGGGCCAAGAACGCTTCCGCACAATCACGACGGCATACTACCGAGGCGCAATGGGCATCTTACTGGTTTATGATGTGACAGACGAGAGAAGTTTCAACA ACATTCGAACATGGTTCTCCAACGTTGAGCAACACGCTACTGAAGGCGTGAACAAGATCCTCATCGGCAACAAATGCGACTGGGAAGAGAAGCGTGCCGTATCCACGGAACAGGGCCAGGCACTCGCAGACGAGCTCGGAATTCCATTCATGGAGGTCTCAGCAAAGAGCAACATCAACGTTGACAAAGCATTTTACAACCTCGCAAGCGATATCAAGAAGCGCATTGTGGACACCCAACAACCCGCGCAAGGTGGTCAGCAAGGTGTGAGTGTAGGCGGCCAACAAGGCGCTGCAGGAGGCCTGGGAAAGAACTGTTGTTAG